A window of Sedimentibacter sp. MB31-C6 genomic DNA:
TTTATGTGGTGACATTACTGTTGATGAAGACTTACAGGATGCAATAGGTGAAAATAAGTTTGACATGATAGCAGTAAATATTATAGCTCAAATAATAATGGGAATGAGTTGGACGTTTCCTAAGTTTTTAAAAAAGGGTGGATTAGTAATAGCTTCTGGAATAATCAAGGAATATTTACAGGATATTATAGATAATTTTGAAGGACTTGGATTTGAAGTTTTAGAAATAAACGAAAGTGAAGAATGGGTTTCTGTAACGGCTATAAAGAAATAAATAATAGATAGGTTTGTAATTAATTGTTAGAAGGGGATTTTAATGTTTAGATATTTTTGTGCAGAAAGCAATATAGAAGATAATAAAGTTAAAGTAATAAGTGGAGATGCTAGACATTTAAAGACTATATTACGTGCTCAATTAGGAGATATAATATCTGTTATTACTGAAAGTCATGAATATAGAGCTGAAATTATAAATATTAGTAACGATGAGGTAATTTGTTTTTTAAAGGAAAAAGTAGAAACTAATAATGAAACAAATGTAAATATAACTTTATGTCAAGGAATTCCGAAACAAACTAAAATGGAAACTATTATTCAACAAAATGTTGAGTTAGGTGTAAAGAGATTTATACCTTTAATAACTGAGAGAACAGTTGTTAAAATAAATGATAAAGACAGAGAATTAAAAAAACTAGAACGTTGGAGAAAAATTGCAAAAGAATCTGCAAAACAAAGTAAAAGAAATATTGTACCTCAGGTTGAAAATATTGTTACATTAAAAGATTTTGTTAAAAGTATAAAAAATGAAAATTCTCAAATTATCGTACCATATGAACTTGAAAATGGGAAGACACTTAGCAATGTATTAAAAGAGCAAAAAAATAATTACTATATAGTAATAGGACCAGAGGGTGGTTTTGATATCAAAGAGATTGAAATGTTAGAAGAGATAGGGGGTCAAGTAGTAACTCTTGGTAAGAGAATATTAAGAACTGAAACTGCTGGAGTAGTTACTTCTGCTGTTGTTTTATATGAATGTAACGAAATGATATAATTTTCAAATTAATTAATAAAAATTAAGTAATAGTTCTTATTTTTAACTCATAATATGTCTTGAAGTGACGAAAAGTTTACATTTCATAGAATTAATATACATTTAGCAGATAACTTAATAGAGACAAATCGAGATAAATAAGTTATAATATAAAGAATAAAATAAATAAAAAGGAGGAAATATGAAAAAGCTACAATTAACAACTAAAATTTTTATAGGTTTAGCATTAGGTATTTTGGTAGGTCTTATGTTGCAATCTTCACCAAATATAGCTAATAGTTTTATTAAACCTTTCGGAACTTTATTTTTAAATCTTATTAAATTAGTAATCGTACCTTTAGTATTTTCATCATTAGTAGTAGGAACTTGTAGTTTAGATGACGTTAGAAAGTTAGGTAGAATTGGCGGGAAAACGGTAGCATACTACATGTTGACAACTGCTTTTGCAGTAACAATAGGACTTATATTAGCTAACATAACAAATGTAGGTGGTGGATTTAGTATTCCAGTAGATGCTTCAGTAGAAATAAATGAAGCACCAAATGTAATAGAAACTCTTTTGAATATTATACCATCTAATCCTCTAAAGGCATTAGTTGATGGCAACATGTTGCAGATTATAGCATTTGCAATTATTATAGGAATAGGTATAGTAAGCATTGGAGAAAAGGGAAAAATTCTTTTTAACTTCTTTGATTCTTTTGCTGAAGTTATGTATAAGATAATTGGTGCAATAATGAAGTTTGCTCCGATAGGTGTTTTTGCTCTTATTACTCCTGTTGTTGCTGAAAACGGACCTTCTGTATTACTTCCATTATTAAAATTAATATTAGTTGTATATGCAGGTTGTATACTACATGCTACGGTAACTTATTCATCAACAATTAAAATTTTTGCTAAAGAGAGTCCACTTAAATTTTTTAAAGGGATAGCACCAGCAACGATTTTTTCATTTACTACAGCAAGTAGTGCTGGTACACTTCCAATAACAATGAAACGTTCAGAAGAAAATTTAGGTGTACCAAAATCAATAAGTAGTTTTGTTTTACCACTAGGAGCTACTATAAACATGGATGGAACAGCTATATATCAAGGTATCTGCGCAATATTTATCGCTCAAGTATATGGCTTGGATTTATCTTTAGGAGCTCAACTTACTGTTATTTTAACAGCAACGTTGGCTTCAATAGGTACGGCTGGTGTTCCAGGAGCCGGCATGATTATGTTAGGTATGGTTTTGCAATCTGTAGGTTTACCAATGGAAGGTATAGCTCTAATAGCTGGAGTTGACAGAATACTTGATATGGCAAGAACTAGTGTTAATGTTACAGGAGATGCATCATGTGCTTTAATCGTAGCAGCAACTGAAGGTGAATTAGATAGAGAAGTATATAATTCAACTACAAAGGCAATTAACTAATTTTAGTCATTTTATTTGTATAAAAGAATAAATGATGATATAATTGGAGCTGATTATCAGCTCCTTATTTATTTGATGTATCATATATGTATGTTTTAACTCAGATTAATTAAAAATAATAAAATAGAGGTATTATGAAAAAATTAGGTATTTATATACATATACCATTTTGTAAAAGTAAATGTAATTATTGCGATTTTTATTCAATAAGTTGGAATAAAGAAGCAGAAAAAAGGTATATAGAGGCTGTTATTAATGAAATAAGAATATATAACGAATCACTAGAAACAAATTATGTTGTTGATACAATTTATTTTGGGGGGGGTACTCCAACAATTATTAGTCCTTTAAGTTTAAGTAAAATATTGGACGAAATAAAAAGAGTGTTTAAAGTTGAGAAAAATTCTGAAATTAGTATAGAAGCTAATCCTAATACTTTATTATCAAATAATTTATCATTTTATCGTAATATAGGGATTAACAGACTTAGTATTGGTGTTCAATCTTTGAATGATGATTTATTATATAAAATAGGAAGGATTCATAACAGTAAGGAAGCGCTTGATTCTATTGATAGAGCAATAATAAATGGTTTTAGTAATATAAATGTAGATGTAATGTTTAATATACCTGGACAAACAGTAAAAAATATTGAAAATACTTTAAGTGAAATTATTAAACATAATATAAATCATATATCATTTTATTCCTTGAAATTAGAAAAAGGAACTCCTTTGTTTGTAATGGAAAAAAAGAATAAACTTATTATGCCAGAAGAAGATGTTGAAAGAGAAATGTATTATTGTGGCAGAAATGTAATGGAAAATAATAATTTATTTCAATATGAAATTTCTAACTTTGCTAAAAAGAATTACGAATGTAAACATAATTTAAAATATTGGAATCAAGAAGAGTACATAGGACTAGGACCTTCAGCTCATTCATTTTTAAATATGAATCGTTATAGCAATTCAGCAGATTTAAACAACTATTGCTTGAATTTAGTAAAGAAAACTTTCGAAAGAAATATTCATGAGATTCTTAATTATGAAGATATGAAATTTGAATATATTATGCTTCAGTTAAGGTTAAATAAAGGGTTAAGTATATGTGATTTTAATAAAAAATTTTTGATAGATTTTAATACTGCTTATTCAAGTCAAATAGAATACTTAATAAAAAATAATCTCCTTGAATATAAGGGTGATAATATAAGACTGACAAAAAAGGGAATGGATATTTCCAATTATGTATTCACGCAATTCATGTAGAGATTCTTATAAATAGCAATACATATCAAAAATATTTATAAATTTTAATTTTAGTATTGACAAAATTTAAGTAAAGTAGTATCTTATATTCATAGGATTAGCACTCAATTGATGAGAGTGCTAACAACGAGGTGATTAATATGTCTTTGGATAAAAGAAAAGTAAAAATTCTTAAAGCTATTATTTCAAGTTATATAGATAATGCGGAAGCAGTAGGATCAAGGACAATATCAAAAAAATATGAACTTGGCGTTAGCCCGGCTACAATTAGAAATGAAATGTCTGATTTAGAAGAAATGGGTTTCTTGATGCAACCTCATACTTCATCAGGTAGAATACCAACTGACAAAGCATATAGGTACTATGTAGATGATTTGTGGAAGATGGTTAAGGCTTCTTCGAATAATACTAATTTAGATGAACTTAGAAAAATAATAGAAGAAGAGGCCAATGAACTGGATTCAGTATTTAAAAATTCAGTGAGAATACTTTCTCAATTTACAAAATACACTTCATTTCTTGTTTCACCACAGTTAAGGAAATCAACAATAAAAAGAATACAACTTGTTCCTGTAACTGAAACAAAAGTATTATTGTTACTTATATTAGAAAGCAACATAATAAAACAGGTTATGCTAAAATTGAAAAGTCCGATTCCTATTGATCAAATTGATAAGATATCGAATACCCTTTCAGAACAATTATTTGGATATAAATTAGAAGATGTTAATTCAGATTTAAAGGAAAGCCTAATAAAATATCTTTACAGTTTGAGAGATAATTTTGGGGAGTCATTGTTAGATGTTTTACCATTTTTAATTAATCAGGTAGAAAAACTTGAAGATATAAGTGTTTATTCAGATGGTATATCAAATATTTTGAATTTACCAGAATACAATGATTTAGACAAAGCAAGAGAGTTTATTACATTTGCTGAGAATAAACACAGTGTAGCTAAGTTGTTTCAAAGTGTTGGAGAAAATGATTTGGCAATATGTATAGGTCAGGAAAATTTATATGAAGAGTTAAGGGATTGTAGTTTAATAACTGCGACATATAAGTTCAATGGTAGGATTATTGGAAAAATAGGAGTTGTTGGACCTACAAGAATGGATTATCAAAGAGTAATTTCTACAGTTAAATCAATTTCTGAAGTAATAAATGGAATTATAGATCAAAACTTAACAGATGATAATAAGGAGTGAAGAAATGGCTAGAAAAGCAAAAAAGAATAATGAAGAGCAATTAAAAGAGGATATTAATACGGAAACTGAAGAAGAAACTGATAATAGTGAAAAGGTAAAGTCTGATGAATTAGATAAAGAATCAGTTTCTGAAGAAACAGAGAATGATAATCAAGAAGAAAATCAAAATAACACAGAAGAGGAAGAAAAACTGCAGAATAAAATATTAAGACTTCAAGCTGATTTTTTAAATTATAAAACTAGAACTGAAAAAGAAAAGACTAGTACTTATGGTAATGCTATTGCTGATACAATTTGTGCATTGTTACCAGTTTTAGATAATTTAGAAAGAGCTTTAGAAGCAGAAAAAACAGAAGGTAATTCCTTTAAAGAGGGAGTTGAGATGATATATAATCAACTTATAGGAATACTTGAAAAAAAAGGTTTAAAAGAAATAGAGGCTTTACATAAACCTTTTGACCCTAATATTCATTATGGAGTTGCTTTCGAAGAATGTGATGATGTAGAAGACGATACAGTAATTGAAGTTTTACAAAAAGGATTTACTGTTAATGATAAAGTAATAAGACCATCAATGGTTAAAATTTGTAAAAAATAACACGATTTTGGGTTAAGTAAATAGTTAGAAAAAAATAGTAATATATAAAATATAAATTTTTTTAAATTATATGGAGGAAAAAATGAGCAAAGTAATAGGAATTGACTTAGGAACAACAAATTCTTGTGTATCTGTTATGGAAGGCGGAGAAGCCGTTGTTATAACAAATGTTGAAGGAAAAAGAACAACACCTTCAGTAGTAGCATTTACAAAAGAAGGAGAAAGATTAGTTGGAGAAACAGCTAAAAGACAGGCGGTTACTAATCCTGATAAAACTATAGCATCAATTAAAAGAGAAATGGGTTCAGACTATAAGGAAACTATAGATGGCAAAGCATACTCACCTCAAGAAATATCAGCTTTTATTCTTCAAAAATTAAAAGCAGATGCTGAAAGTTATTTAGGAGAAACTGTTACAGATGCAGTTATTACTGTACCTGCATATTTCTCTGACAGCCAAAGACAGGCGACAAAAGATGCAGGAAAAATAGCTGGTTTAGACGTTAAAAGAATAATTAATGAACCTACTGCAGCTGCATTGGCATATGGTGTAGATAAGGAAAATGTAACACAAACAATCATGGTATATGACCTTGGAGGAGGAACTTTTGACGTTTCCATACTTGAAATTGGAGATGGCGTTTTTGAAGTTAAAGCTACAAGTGGAAACAACAGACTAGGTGGAGATGACTTTGATAAAGTTATTATTGATTATATGGCAGAACAATTCCAAAAAGAAAATGGAATTGATTTAAGAAAAGATAAAATGGCATTGCAAAGATTAAAAGAAGCAGCAGAAAATGCTAAAAAAGAATTATCAAGTGCAATGACTTCTAATATTAATTTACCTTTTATTACTGCAACTCAAGAAGGTCCAAAACATATGAACATGGATCTTACAAGATCAAAATTTAATGAATTAACATCATTCTTAGTAGAAAAAACTATTGAACCTGTTAAAAAGGCAATGTCTGATGCAAAGTTATCAGCAAATCAAATTGACAAAGTATTATTAGTAGGTGGTTCTACTAGAATTCCTGCAGTTCAAGATGCAGTAAAAAGATTGACAGGTAAAGATCCTCATAAAGGAATTAACCCTGATGAGTGTGTAGCTTTAGGAGCTGCAATACAAGGTGGAGTATTAACAGGAGAATTTGGAAATGACATATTGTTAGTTGATGTTACTCCATTATCTTTAGGTATTGAAACATTAGGTAGCGTATTTACTAAGTTAATAGATAGAAATACTAGAATACCAACTAAAAAAAGTCAAGTATTTTCAACAGCAGCAGATAATCAGCCGGCAGTTGATATTCATGTATTACAAGGTGAAAGACAAATGGCTGCAGACAATATTTCATTAGGTCGTTTTCAATTAACAGGTATAATGCCTGCACCAAGAGGAGTTCCACAAATTGAAGTTACATTTGATATAGATGCGAATGGTATAGTTAATGTAAGTGCTAAGGACCTTGGAACAGGTAAAGAGCAAAAAATAACAATTACTGCATCAACTAAAATGTCAGAAGAAGATATAGAAAAGAAAGTTAAAGAAGCTGAGCAATATGCTGAAGAAGATAAAAAGAGAAAAGAAGAAATTGAAGTGAAAAATAATGCAGATAGCCTAGTATATCAAACAGAAAAGACTATAAAGGACTTAGAAGGTAAAATTTCTCCAGAAGAAAAGGCTGCAGCTCAATCAGTTGTTGACGAACTTAAGAAAGCTATTGAAAGTAATGATACGGCACAAATGAAAGATAAAACAGAAAAGTTAACTGAAGAGTTTAATAAACTTGCTCAAAAACTCTATGCGCAGACTGGTGCTCAGCAAGAACAAGGAGATCCTAATTTTGATCAAGGAGCTTCTGAGTCTGACGATAATGTTGTTGACGCAGATTTCGAAGAAATTAATGAAGATGACGATGATAAATAGTCTGTAACATAAATTAATAGAAATGAGCTAAATCCATTAAGGGATTTAGCTTAGTTCATTTTCAGGATTGAAATGGAGAGGAGAATGTATGGCAAAAAGAGATTACTATGAGATTCTAGGCATTAGCAAAGACGCAGATGATAAGGAAATTAAATCAGCCTTTAGAAAGCTTGCAAAGAAATATCATCCCGACTTGAATCCAGATAATAAAGAAGCAGAAACAAATTTTAAAGAAATAAATGAAGCCTATGAAGTTCTCAGCGATCCCAATAAAAAGGCAAAATACGATCAATTTGGCCATGCTGCCTTCGACCAAAGTCAGGGATTTGGCGGTGGTGCAGATTTTAATGACTTTGGCGATATATTTGGTGACATATTTGGAGACTTTTTCGGAGGTGGCTTCGGCGGCAGTTCTAGAGCACAAAGAACTGGTCCTAGAGCAGGTTCTGATTTGAAAATTAAACTAGATATAACCTTTGAAGAAGCAGCTTTTGGTACTAAAAAGGATATAAAAATTAATCGTATAGAAAAATGTCATGTATGCGATGGCTCAGGAGCAAAAAAAGGTACAAGTAAAAAGACATGTCCAACTTGTCATGGTGCAGGGCATGTAAAAACAGTACAAAGAACACCATTTGGGCAATTTGCAAGTACAAAAACTTGTACAACATGTAACGGTATTGGAGAAGTAGTAGAGGAACCGTGTACAGCATGTGGCGGATCAGGTAAAGAAAGAAAATCAAGGAAGCTTTCAATTAATATTCCTGCAGGGGTAGATACTAATTCTGTTATACCTCTTAGAGGCGAAGGTAACCATGGTGAACGTGGTGGTCCAGCTGGTGATTTGTATGTATATCTTAATGTTAAAGAGCATGAATTGTTCGAAAGGGATGGCTATGATGTTTGGTGTGAAATACCAATATCATTTACAAAGGCTGCCTTGGGAGGCAATATAGAAGTCCCTACCTTAGAGGGTAAGGTAAAATATGATATACCAGAAGGAATGCAACCAGGAACGGTATTTAGATTAAAAAATAAGGGTATTAAAAATTTGCGAGGTTCTAGTAAGGGCGATCAATACGTTAGAGTAAAGATTACTGTTCCTAAGAAA
This region includes:
- the dnaJ gene encoding molecular chaperone DnaJ encodes the protein MAKRDYYEILGISKDADDKEIKSAFRKLAKKYHPDLNPDNKEAETNFKEINEAYEVLSDPNKKAKYDQFGHAAFDQSQGFGGGADFNDFGDIFGDIFGDFFGGGFGGSSRAQRTGPRAGSDLKIKLDITFEEAAFGTKKDIKINRIEKCHVCDGSGAKKGTSKKTCPTCHGAGHVKTVQRTPFGQFASTKTCTTCNGIGEVVEEPCTACGGSGKERKSRKLSINIPAGVDTNSVIPLRGEGNHGERGGPAGDLYVYLNVKEHELFERDGYDVWCEIPISFTKAALGGNIEVPTLEGKVKYDIPEGMQPGTVFRLKNKGIKNLRGSSKGDQYVRVKITVPKKLTDKQKELLKEFAKEYGEDADKDDKKGFFGKMKDAFKD
- the hemW gene encoding radical SAM family heme chaperone HemW is translated as MKKLGIYIHIPFCKSKCNYCDFYSISWNKEAEKRYIEAVINEIRIYNESLETNYVVDTIYFGGGTPTIISPLSLSKILDEIKRVFKVEKNSEISIEANPNTLLSNNLSFYRNIGINRLSIGVQSLNDDLLYKIGRIHNSKEALDSIDRAIINGFSNINVDVMFNIPGQTVKNIENTLSEIIKHNINHISFYSLKLEKGTPLFVMEKKNKLIMPEEDVEREMYYCGRNVMENNNLFQYEISNFAKKNYECKHNLKYWNQEEYIGLGPSAHSFLNMNRYSNSADLNNYCLNLVKKTFERNIHEILNYEDMKFEYIMLQLRLNKGLSICDFNKKFLIDFNTAYSSQIEYLIKNNLLEYKGDNIRLTKKGMDISNYVFTQFM
- a CDS encoding RsmE family RNA methyltransferase, with amino-acid sequence MFRYFCAESNIEDNKVKVISGDARHLKTILRAQLGDIISVITESHEYRAEIINISNDEVICFLKEKVETNNETNVNITLCQGIPKQTKMETIIQQNVELGVKRFIPLITERTVVKINDKDRELKKLERWRKIAKESAKQSKRNIVPQVENIVTLKDFVKSIKNENSQIIVPYELENGKTLSNVLKEQKNNYYIVIGPEGGFDIKEIEMLEEIGGQVVTLGKRILRTETAGVVTSAVVLYECNEMI
- the dnaK gene encoding molecular chaperone DnaK, whose translation is MSKVIGIDLGTTNSCVSVMEGGEAVVITNVEGKRTTPSVVAFTKEGERLVGETAKRQAVTNPDKTIASIKREMGSDYKETIDGKAYSPQEISAFILQKLKADAESYLGETVTDAVITVPAYFSDSQRQATKDAGKIAGLDVKRIINEPTAAALAYGVDKENVTQTIMVYDLGGGTFDVSILEIGDGVFEVKATSGNNRLGGDDFDKVIIDYMAEQFQKENGIDLRKDKMALQRLKEAAENAKKELSSAMTSNINLPFITATQEGPKHMNMDLTRSKFNELTSFLVEKTIEPVKKAMSDAKLSANQIDKVLLVGGSTRIPAVQDAVKRLTGKDPHKGINPDECVALGAAIQGGVLTGEFGNDILLVDVTPLSLGIETLGSVFTKLIDRNTRIPTKKSQVFSTAADNQPAVDIHVLQGERQMAADNISLGRFQLTGIMPAPRGVPQIEVTFDIDANGIVNVSAKDLGTGKEQKITITASTKMSEEDIEKKVKEAEQYAEEDKKRKEEIEVKNNADSLVYQTEKTIKDLEGKISPEEKAAAQSVVDELKKAIESNDTAQMKDKTEKLTEEFNKLAQKLYAQTGAQQEQGDPNFDQGASESDDNVVDADFEEINEDDDDK
- the hrcA gene encoding heat-inducible transcriptional repressor HrcA, which codes for MSLDKRKVKILKAIISSYIDNAEAVGSRTISKKYELGVSPATIRNEMSDLEEMGFLMQPHTSSGRIPTDKAYRYYVDDLWKMVKASSNNTNLDELRKIIEEEANELDSVFKNSVRILSQFTKYTSFLVSPQLRKSTIKRIQLVPVTETKVLLLLILESNIIKQVMLKLKSPIPIDQIDKISNTLSEQLFGYKLEDVNSDLKESLIKYLYSLRDNFGESLLDVLPFLINQVEKLEDISVYSDGISNILNLPEYNDLDKAREFITFAENKHSVAKLFQSVGENDLAICIGQENLYEELRDCSLITATYKFNGRIIGKIGVVGPTRMDYQRVISTVKSISEVINGIIDQNLTDDNKE
- a CDS encoding dicarboxylate/amino acid:cation symporter gives rise to the protein MKKLQLTTKIFIGLALGILVGLMLQSSPNIANSFIKPFGTLFLNLIKLVIVPLVFSSLVVGTCSLDDVRKLGRIGGKTVAYYMLTTAFAVTIGLILANITNVGGGFSIPVDASVEINEAPNVIETLLNIIPSNPLKALVDGNMLQIIAFAIIIGIGIVSIGEKGKILFNFFDSFAEVMYKIIGAIMKFAPIGVFALITPVVAENGPSVLLPLLKLILVVYAGCILHATVTYSSTIKIFAKESPLKFFKGIAPATIFSFTTASSAGTLPITMKRSEENLGVPKSISSFVLPLGATINMDGTAIYQGICAIFIAQVYGLDLSLGAQLTVILTATLASIGTAGVPGAGMIMLGMVLQSVGLPMEGIALIAGVDRILDMARTSVNVTGDASCALIVAATEGELDREVYNSTTKAIN
- the grpE gene encoding nucleotide exchange factor GrpE produces the protein MARKAKKNNEEQLKEDINTETEEETDNSEKVKSDELDKESVSEETENDNQEENQNNTEEEEKLQNKILRLQADFLNYKTRTEKEKTSTYGNAIADTICALLPVLDNLERALEAEKTEGNSFKEGVEMIYNQLIGILEKKGLKEIEALHKPFDPNIHYGVAFEECDDVEDDTVIEVLQKGFTVNDKVIRPSMVKICKK